From the Microbacterium thalassium genome, one window contains:
- a CDS encoding GNAT family N-acetyltransferase — protein sequence MPDTLTSVELRPLVLPTSIDAPDAGDYLEMVRVRNAVYREISGHHDHAIAPDELLPYLPSTPDTERRMWIVLDDGRVVGRIGLDFPLEHESTVAFWLIELLHDAWGRGIGSAAYELVERTARERGRTVLQSWAEHPAAAGPQLSAPTGFGEIPHDHAARFYLRHGYALEQIERNSAFDLQGSFDVVERLLAEAQEAASGYRLVRWSPPTPAEYAPSYGWMKSRMITDAPAAGLDFDEEDWDAARVARHDAIHLDGGRLLQVTAAQHIASGELVAFNELVIGRDRTRATHQEDTLVLKEHRGHRLGLLVKCAALMSWRRVAPDSPRVLTYNAEENRPMLDINEAIGFVPIAYNGAWKKVLT from the coding sequence ATGCCTGACACCCTCACGAGCGTGGAACTGCGCCCGCTCGTCCTTCCGACCTCCATCGATGCGCCGGACGCCGGCGACTATCTCGAGATGGTGCGCGTGCGCAACGCCGTGTACCGCGAGATCTCGGGCCACCACGACCACGCCATCGCGCCCGACGAACTGCTGCCGTATCTGCCCTCGACGCCCGACACCGAGCGTCGCATGTGGATCGTGCTCGACGACGGACGCGTCGTCGGCCGCATCGGACTCGACTTCCCCCTCGAGCACGAGTCGACCGTCGCCTTCTGGCTCATCGAGCTGCTCCACGACGCGTGGGGTCGGGGCATCGGCTCCGCCGCGTACGAGCTCGTCGAGCGCACGGCGCGCGAGCGGGGCCGCACGGTCCTGCAGTCGTGGGCCGAGCACCCCGCAGCGGCGGGCCCGCAGCTGTCGGCGCCGACCGGCTTCGGCGAGATCCCGCACGACCACGCGGCGCGGTTCTACCTGCGGCACGGGTACGCCCTCGAGCAGATCGAGCGCAACAGCGCCTTCGACCTGCAGGGCTCGTTCGACGTCGTGGAGCGCCTGCTGGCCGAGGCGCAGGAGGCGGCATCCGGCTACCGCCTGGTGCGCTGGTCGCCGCCGACTCCCGCGGAGTACGCGCCGTCGTACGGGTGGATGAAGTCCCGCATGATCACCGACGCCCCCGCCGCCGGCCTCGACTTCGACGAGGAGGACTGGGATGCCGCACGCGTCGCACGCCACGACGCCATCCACCTCGACGGCGGCCGGCTGCTGCAGGTGACGGCGGCCCAGCACATCGCGTCGGGCGAGCTGGTCGCCTTCAACGAGCTGGTGATCGGCAGGGATCGCACGCGCGCCACACACCAGGAGGACACCCTCGTGCTCAAGGAGCACCGCGGCCATCGCCTCGGGCTGCTCGTGAAGTGCGCGGCGCTGATGAGCTGGCGCCGGGTCGCACCCGACTCGCCGCGGGTCCTCACCTACAACGCCGAGGAGAACCGGCCGATGCTCGACATCAACGAGGCCATCGGCTTCGTCCCGATCGCCTACAACGGCGCATGGAAGAAGGTGCTGACATGA
- a CDS encoding GNAT family N-acetyltransferase: MTVVADASIEVTPVPDPPSVAGADLRVFAELARLANASCRHDAGHDHFDRPALELITRWVDRADRVHSGVLARRGGVTVGAAVAVMPLDDGAPNVEFDIWLEPNRWGEGIEESLLAAIERKAVELGRPVLQTFTIHRPGASGESIASPTGSGSVPAGDRQTRLMLDHGYVLQQVERNSVLDLAGDMAPIARMRDAAATAAGPDYRVVTWTTPTPDEHLEGYAYAISRLSTDAPTGDFVWPEEEWDGARVRRRDANSADAGLTIGVAVAIHIPTGAVAAYTELAIGEDPRSATRQWGTLVLREHRGRRLGTLVKCENLLRWTAIAPDSPRVSTFNAEENRYMLDVNEAMGFVPASYAGAWQKTVGGR, from the coding sequence ATGACCGTCGTCGCGGATGCCTCGATCGAGGTGACGCCGGTTCCCGATCCCCCGTCGGTGGCGGGGGCTGACCTGCGGGTGTTCGCCGAGCTCGCACGCCTCGCCAACGCGTCCTGCCGGCACGACGCCGGGCACGACCACTTCGACCGCCCGGCGCTCGAGCTCATCACGCGCTGGGTGGACCGGGCCGATCGCGTGCACTCGGGCGTGCTGGCCCGACGCGGCGGCGTCACGGTGGGCGCCGCGGTGGCGGTCATGCCGCTGGACGATGGCGCGCCGAACGTCGAGTTCGACATCTGGCTCGAGCCGAATCGCTGGGGTGAGGGCATCGAGGAGTCGCTGCTCGCCGCCATCGAGCGCAAGGCCGTCGAGCTGGGTCGTCCCGTGCTGCAGACCTTCACCATTCATCGGCCCGGCGCGTCGGGCGAGAGCATCGCCTCGCCGACCGGCAGCGGATCGGTTCCCGCCGGCGACCGGCAGACCCGCCTGATGCTCGACCACGGCTACGTGCTGCAGCAGGTCGAGCGCAACAGCGTGCTCGATCTCGCCGGCGACATGGCGCCGATCGCGCGCATGCGGGATGCCGCGGCGACCGCGGCAGGGCCCGACTACCGTGTCGTCACGTGGACGACGCCGACGCCCGACGAGCACCTCGAGGGATACGCGTACGCGATCTCGCGCCTGTCGACCGATGCGCCAACAGGCGACTTCGTGTGGCCGGAGGAGGAGTGGGACGGCGCACGGGTGAGGCGGCGCGACGCGAACTCCGCCGACGCGGGACTGACGATCGGCGTGGCCGTCGCGATTCACATCCCGACGGGCGCCGTCGCGGCATACACCGAGCTCGCGATCGGCGAGGACCCGCGCAGCGCGACGCGGCAGTGGGGAACGCTCGTGCTGCGGGAGCACCGCGGCCGCCGGCTCGGCACGCTCGTCAAGTGCGAGAACCTGCTGCGGTGGACGGCGATCGCGCCGGACTCACCGCGCGTGTCGACGTTCAACGCCGAGGAGAACCGCTACATGCTCGACGTCAACGAGGCGATGGGGTTCGTCCCCGCGTCCTACGCGGGCGCATGGCAGAAGACCGTCGGCGGCCGATGA
- the mutM gene encoding bifunctional DNA-formamidopyrimidine glycosylase/DNA-(apurinic or apyrimidinic site) lyase, producing MPELPEVEVVRAGLEPAVTGAFVADVEVLDERALTRHPGTPADFEGRLRGRTIAAAARRGKFLWLPLAPAGPESGDSAVVAHLGMSGQLLLREPGAPRERHERVRIAVEHPRHGELAVVFADQRTFGSLAMDALVPTPDAAAGGFGSADPRVPTQVAHIARDPLDPAFADRAFRATLGRKDSAVKRVLLDQTVVSGIGNIYADEALWAARIHPETRAGSLPTRAVNRLLAEVRAVLEKALAEGGTSFDAQYVNVNGQAGYFAHSLNAYGRTGEPCPRCGRPIARVSFTNRSSHFCPRCQRRSRGVAVDDGTPRV from the coding sequence GTGCCTGAGCTTCCCGAGGTCGAGGTCGTCCGCGCCGGCCTCGAACCCGCCGTCACGGGCGCCTTCGTCGCCGACGTCGAGGTGCTCGACGAGCGCGCGCTGACGCGGCATCCGGGAACGCCGGCCGACTTCGAGGGCCGGCTTCGCGGGCGCACGATCGCCGCCGCGGCGCGTCGCGGCAAGTTCCTCTGGCTCCCGCTCGCGCCCGCCGGGCCGGAATCCGGCGACAGTGCCGTGGTGGCGCACCTCGGCATGAGCGGGCAGCTGCTGTTGCGCGAGCCGGGGGCGCCGCGCGAGCGCCATGAGCGGGTCCGCATCGCCGTCGAGCACCCGAGGCACGGCGAGCTGGCGGTGGTCTTCGCCGATCAGCGCACCTTCGGCTCGCTCGCGATGGACGCGCTCGTGCCGACGCCCGATGCCGCGGCCGGCGGCTTCGGCTCAGCCGATCCTCGCGTGCCGACCCAGGTCGCCCACATCGCCCGCGACCCCCTTGACCCGGCGTTCGCCGACCGCGCGTTCCGCGCGACGCTCGGGCGGAAGGACTCCGCGGTCAAGCGGGTGCTGCTGGACCAGACCGTCGTCAGCGGGATCGGCAACATCTACGCGGACGAGGCGCTGTGGGCGGCGCGGATCCACCCCGAGACCCGTGCCGGGTCGCTGCCGACGCGCGCCGTCAACAGGCTGCTGGCCGAGGTCCGCGCCGTGCTCGAGAAGGCGCTGGCCGAGGGCGGGACGAGCTTCGACGCGCAGTACGTCAACGTCAACGGCCAGGCCGGGTACTTCGCCCACTCGCTCAACGCGTACGGCCGCACCGGCGAGCCGTGCCCGCGGTGCGGCCGGCCGATCGCGCGCGTGTCGTTCACGAACCGTTCGAGCCATTTCTGCCCCCGCTGCCAGCGGCGGTCACGCGGCGTCGCCGTGGACGACGGCACTCCTCGCGTCTGA
- the rnc gene encoding ribonuclease III, translating to MTEVTAADRASSEPATAHPLSQKLGVDIDPELLLLALTHRSWAYEHGQAPHNERLEFLGDSVLGQAVTVQLYRAHPDLDEGILAKRRAGVVSTVALAEIARGIGLGEHLRLGRGEELTGGRDKDSILADTMEAVFGATYLSAGPDAATALVLRLVQPLLDDPERVGAAVDPKTTLQELVARLGAPPPQYEVTASGPDHNRSFTATVTAADAQATGTGTSKKQAEMAAALTAWRDLSGRA from the coding sequence GTGACCGAGGTCACAGCCGCGGATCGCGCGAGCTCCGAGCCCGCGACCGCGCATCCCCTTTCACAGAAGCTCGGGGTCGACATCGACCCCGAGCTTCTGCTGCTCGCGCTGACGCATCGCTCCTGGGCGTACGAGCACGGCCAGGCGCCGCACAACGAGCGCCTCGAGTTCCTCGGCGACTCCGTGCTGGGTCAGGCCGTGACCGTTCAGCTTTACCGCGCGCACCCCGACCTCGACGAGGGGATCCTCGCCAAGCGCCGCGCCGGCGTCGTGTCGACGGTGGCCCTGGCCGAGATCGCGCGCGGCATCGGTCTCGGCGAGCACCTGCGGCTCGGCCGCGGCGAGGAGCTCACCGGCGGTCGCGACAAGGACTCGATCCTGGCCGACACGATGGAGGCCGTCTTCGGCGCCACCTATCTGTCGGCGGGTCCGGATGCCGCCACCGCGCTCGTCCTGCGGCTCGTGCAGCCGCTCCTGGACGACCCCGAGCGCGTGGGCGCCGCTGTCGATCCCAAGACGACGCTGCAGGAGCTCGTCGCCCGTCTCGGCGCGCCGCCGCCGCAGTACGAGGTGACCGCGAGCGGGCCGGACCACAACCGCTCCTTCACCGCGACCGTGACGGCCGCGGACGCGCAGGCGACGGGAACCGGCACCAGCAAGAAGCAGGCCGAGATGGCCGCCGCGCTGACAGCCTGGCGCGACCTGAGCGGGCGTGCCTGA
- the rpmF gene encoding 50S ribosomal protein L32, with product MAGNPPKRKVSRSNTRSRRAQWKAEAPTLVKTVENGKTVYSRPHQAKVVTDSQGTELFLEYKGRKVADV from the coding sequence ATGGCAGGTAACCCCCCGAAGCGGAAGGTCTCGCGCTCCAACACCCGCTCGCGCCGCGCGCAGTGGAAGGCCGAGGCTCCCACGCTCGTCAAGACCGTCGAGAACGGCAAGACCGTCTACAGCCGCCCGCACCAGGCGAAGGTCGTCACCGACTCGCAGGGCACCGAGCTGTTCCTCGAGTACAAGGGCCGCAAGGTCGCCGACGTCTGA
- a CDS encoding YceD family protein translates to MTGPFVLPVRDIENRPGESREMTIEAPAPAKWGEGLVAVEQGEPVTVDVRLESVHEGILVTADIDTTYTGVCSRCLTDIAQPVEVEFQDLFAYPGSEATDFEVQDDHVDLETPVRDAIVLSLPFQPVCQPDCLGLDPATGERLTESTDTQKGSPIDPRWAALQDFTSDHDDDAQRTDVENTEES, encoded by the coding sequence ATGACGGGTCCGTTCGTCCTCCCCGTCCGAGACATCGAGAACCGCCCCGGCGAGTCGCGGGAGATGACCATCGAGGCCCCCGCGCCGGCCAAATGGGGCGAGGGGCTCGTGGCCGTCGAACAGGGCGAGCCGGTGACGGTGGACGTGCGACTGGAGTCCGTCCACGAGGGGATTCTGGTCACCGCCGACATCGATACGACGTACACCGGGGTGTGCTCGCGGTGTCTCACCGACATCGCACAGCCTGTCGAAGTCGAGTTTCAGGATCTTTTCGCGTATCCTGGATCGGAAGCAACTGACTTCGAGGTTCAAGACGACCACGTGGATCTTGAAACTCCCGTCAGGGATGCGATCGTCCTGTCGCTTCCGTTTCAGCCGGTGTGTCAGCCGGATTGCCTCGGCCTCGATCCGGCCACGGGCGAGAGACTGACCGAGAGCACCGACACGCAGAAGGGCTCGCCCATCGATCCGCGCTGGGCCGCGCTCCAGGACTTCACCTCAGACCACGACGACGATGCGCAGCGCACCGACGTCGAGAACACAGAAGAGAGCTAG
- the coaD gene encoding pantetheine-phosphate adenylyltransferase → MNPRIAVVPGSFDPPTLGHLDVIRRAASLYDELHVLVVHNPDKEAMLPIAQRLALLEQSVADADVDGNVVVASWSMGLLVDYAVDVDAGVLVKGIRSQVDVAYETPMAIVNRHLAHVETVFLLPDPAHAMVSSSLVRQVAALGGDVSAFVPPSVARFLDAGGAAG, encoded by the coding sequence GTGAACCCTCGGATCGCCGTCGTCCCCGGATCGTTCGACCCGCCGACCCTCGGGCATCTGGATGTCATCCGGCGCGCTGCATCGCTCTACGACGAGCTGCACGTGCTGGTCGTCCACAATCCCGACAAGGAGGCCATGCTGCCGATCGCCCAGCGCCTCGCGCTGCTGGAGCAGTCGGTCGCCGACGCCGACGTCGACGGGAACGTCGTGGTCGCGTCGTGGAGCATGGGGCTGCTGGTCGACTACGCGGTCGACGTCGACGCGGGCGTGCTCGTGAAGGGCATCCGGTCGCAGGTCGACGTCGCCTACGAGACGCCGATGGCGATCGTGAACCGGCACCTCGCCCACGTCGAGACGGTCTTCCTGCTTCCCGACCCCGCTCATGCGATGGTGTCGAGCTCGCTCGTGCGCCAGGTCGCGGCGCTCGGCGGCGACGTGTCGGCCTTCGTGCCGCCGTCGGTCGCCCGCTTCCTGGATGCCGGAGGGGCGGCCGGCTGA
- a CDS encoding ATP-dependent DNA helicase RecG, giving the protein MSSFSLDSRLDGAVGGKTAAALERAFGVRTVGDLLAHYPRRYARRGELTPIVSLPVGEPVTIVADVRRVNERRMQNRKGSLLEVLIGDGNGELSLTFFNQSWRAKDLRPGRRGIFAGKVGEYRGTKQLAHPDYELFDDELEAQVTAASYATVPIPIYPATSTIASWQITKIIQLVLDGLGDVPDPLPDSLRVREGLLDARTAIERIHRPESLDQVEPARATLRMHEAFVLQTALLQQRAFVRALAATSRPPGELLERFDAALPFSRTPDQRSVGDQIERDLQGDWPMNRLVQGEVGSGKTLVALRAMLQVAESGGQSALIAPTEVLAGQHLRSIARMLGPDLAPELMPTLLTGQLPAAERRRSALRAAAGQARIVIGTHALLSESTTFADLGLVVVDEQHRFGVDQREQLRAKGSSPHALVLTATPIPRTVAMTVFGDLDVSTIRTLPAGRAGIETFVAPLAEKPAWFARVWDRIAEEVATGRQAFVVCPAIDSEALSKDDTADDLIESAEGQRTRWGVVQTANLLERHPAFDGIRVEILHGRMPGEQKDAVMQAFARGEIDVLVATTVIEVGVDVPNASTMVILEADRFGVSQLHQLRGRVGRGSFAGLCLLVTEAEAGSVARERVDAVAGTTDGFELAERDLELRGEGDVLGDAQSGVRSSLRLLRVVADADIIARARVAAESVLDEDPALLRHAALAAALERRVGMQERAALAKT; this is encoded by the coding sequence ATGTCGTCGTTCTCGCTCGATTCGCGCCTCGACGGCGCGGTGGGCGGCAAGACGGCCGCCGCGCTCGAGCGCGCGTTCGGCGTGCGCACCGTGGGCGACCTGCTGGCGCACTACCCGCGTCGCTACGCGCGTCGCGGCGAGCTGACGCCCATCGTGTCGCTGCCGGTGGGCGAGCCGGTGACGATCGTCGCCGATGTGCGGCGCGTGAACGAGCGGCGGATGCAGAACCGCAAGGGCTCCCTGCTCGAGGTCCTGATCGGGGACGGCAACGGCGAGCTGTCGCTGACCTTCTTCAACCAGTCCTGGCGCGCGAAGGACCTGCGTCCCGGGCGACGCGGCATCTTCGCGGGCAAGGTGGGGGAGTACCGCGGCACGAAGCAGCTGGCGCACCCCGACTACGAGCTGTTCGACGACGAGCTCGAGGCGCAGGTCACCGCGGCGAGCTACGCCACCGTGCCGATCCCCATCTATCCCGCCACCTCGACGATCGCGAGCTGGCAGATCACGAAGATCATCCAGCTGGTCCTCGACGGTCTGGGGGACGTCCCCGATCCGCTCCCCGACTCCCTGCGGGTGCGCGAAGGGCTGCTCGACGCGCGCACCGCGATCGAGCGGATCCATCGACCCGAGAGCCTCGATCAGGTGGAGCCGGCCCGCGCGACGCTGCGCATGCACGAGGCGTTCGTGCTGCAGACGGCGCTGCTTCAGCAGCGCGCGTTCGTGCGCGCCCTGGCGGCGACGTCGCGGCCGCCCGGCGAGCTGCTCGAGCGGTTCGATGCGGCGCTGCCGTTCTCGCGCACGCCCGATCAGCGCTCCGTCGGCGATCAGATCGAGCGGGACCTCCAGGGCGACTGGCCGATGAACCGCCTGGTGCAGGGCGAGGTCGGCTCCGGCAAGACGCTGGTGGCCCTGCGGGCGATGCTCCAGGTCGCCGAGAGCGGCGGGCAGTCCGCGCTCATCGCGCCCACCGAGGTGCTGGCCGGGCAGCACCTGCGATCGATCGCACGCATGCTCGGCCCCGACCTCGCGCCCGAGCTCATGCCGACGCTGCTGACGGGGCAGCTGCCGGCGGCCGAACGGCGCCGGTCCGCGCTTCGGGCGGCAGCCGGGCAGGCGCGCATCGTGATCGGCACGCATGCGCTGCTGAGCGAGTCGACGACGTTCGCCGACCTCGGGCTCGTGGTCGTCGACGAGCAGCACCGGTTCGGCGTCGACCAGCGCGAGCAGCTGCGGGCCAAGGGCTCGTCGCCGCATGCGCTGGTGCTCACCGCGACGCCCATTCCGCGCACGGTCGCGATGACCGTGTTCGGCGACCTCGACGTCTCGACGATCCGCACGCTGCCGGCGGGCCGCGCCGGCATCGAGACGTTCGTCGCACCGCTGGCCGAGAAGCCGGCCTGGTTCGCGCGCGTGTGGGACCGCATCGCCGAAGAGGTGGCGACGGGCCGGCAGGCCTTCGTCGTCTGCCCGGCGATCGACTCCGAGGCCCTCAGCAAGGACGACACGGCCGACGATCTCATCGAGTCCGCAGAAGGCCAGCGCACCCGCTGGGGCGTCGTGCAGACGGCGAACCTGCTGGAGCGTCATCCCGCGTTCGACGGCATCCGCGTCGAGATCCTCCACGGCCGCATGCCCGGGGAGCAGAAGGACGCCGTCATGCAGGCCTTCGCGCGAGGCGAGATCGACGTGCTGGTGGCCACGACCGTGATCGAGGTCGGCGTCGACGTCCCCAACGCGTCGACCATGGTGATCCTCGAGGCCGACCGCTTCGGCGTGTCCCAGCTGCACCAGCTTCGCGGGCGCGTGGGACGCGGGTCCTTCGCCGGACTCTGCCTGCTCGTGACCGAGGCCGAGGCGGGGTCGGTCGCCAGGGAGCGCGTCGATGCCGTGGCCGGCACCACCGACGGCTTCGAGCTCGCCGAACGCGACCTCGAGCTGCGGGGCGAGGGCGACGTCCTCGGCGACGCGCAGTCGGGCGTGCGGTCCTCGCTGCGCCTGCTGCGCGTCGTGGCCGACGCCGACATCATCGCCCGGGCGCGCGTCGCCGCGGAGTCCGTGCTCGACGAGGACCCGGCGCTGCTGAGACATGCGGCGCTGGCGGCGGCGCTCGAGCGGCGCGTGGGGATGCAGGAGCGGGCGGCACTGGCCAAGACCTGA
- a CDS encoding 1-acyl-sn-glycerol-3-phosphate acyltransferase — MIRSLIARVYWTFSRWTLSTEPAPTRPTVLIGAPHTSNWDFVLMLAIAWRLGIDVRWLGKDSLFRGWRGPIMRALGGIPVDRRNPQGVVADVVARVHDGEVFGLVVTPEGTRGSGTYWKSGFYRIAHDTGMPVTLGYVDRTTMTTGLGSTIELTGDVAADMDRIRAFYADKSGLRPHLRTEPRLRDETGAAASAGLS; from the coding sequence GTGATCCGCTCCCTCATCGCCCGCGTCTACTGGACGTTCAGCCGCTGGACCCTGTCCACCGAGCCCGCCCCCACTCGCCCCACGGTCCTCATCGGCGCTCCGCACACCTCGAACTGGGACTTCGTGCTGATGCTGGCGATCGCGTGGCGACTCGGCATCGACGTGCGGTGGCTCGGCAAGGACTCGCTGTTCCGCGGCTGGCGCGGCCCGATCATGCGGGCGCTCGGCGGCATCCCGGTCGATCGCCGCAACCCCCAGGGCGTCGTCGCCGACGTCGTCGCCCGCGTGCACGACGGCGAGGTCTTCGGTCTCGTCGTCACCCCCGAGGGCACGCGCGGCAGCGGGACGTACTGGAAGTCGGGGTTCTACCGCATCGCCCACGACACGGGGATGCCCGTCACCCTCGGCTATGTCGACCGCACCACGATGACCACCGGCCTCGGCTCCACGATCGAGCTCACCGGCGACGTCGCGGCCGACATGGACCGCATCCGCGCGTTCTACGCCGACAAGTCGGGCCTCCGCCCGCACCTGCGCACCGAGCCTCGACTGCGCGACGAGACGGGCGCGGCGGCATCCGCCGGACTATCGTGA
- the rsmD gene encoding 16S rRNA (guanine(966)-N(2))-methyltransferase RsmD has product MTRIIGGSAGSLALDVPGTGTRPTSDRVRESLFGALESADAIRDAAVLDLYAGSGALALEALSRGAASADLVEKSPRAAAIAERNARKVAAAAGPSARARVHRTAADAFLRTTGGTFDLVFLDPPYDLGETELAATLALLSPRLNEDALVVIERGARSPEPSLPPGLVPLRSKRYGDTTLWWAEAD; this is encoded by the coding sequence GTGACGCGCATCATCGGCGGCTCGGCCGGATCCCTCGCACTCGACGTGCCGGGAACCGGAACGCGGCCCACGAGCGACCGCGTGCGCGAGTCCCTGTTCGGCGCGCTCGAGTCCGCCGACGCCATCCGGGACGCGGCGGTGCTCGACCTCTACGCCGGCTCGGGCGCGCTCGCACTCGAAGCGCTGAGCCGCGGCGCGGCGTCGGCCGACCTCGTCGAGAAGTCGCCGCGCGCCGCGGCGATCGCCGAGCGCAACGCCCGCAAGGTCGCGGCCGCCGCCGGTCCGTCGGCGCGCGCCCGCGTGCATCGCACCGCGGCCGACGCGTTCCTGCGTACGACCGGCGGCACGTTCGACCTGGTGTTCCTCGACCCGCCGTACGATCTCGGCGAGACCGAGCTGGCGGCGACGCTGGCGCTGCTCTCCCCGCGACTGAACGAGGACGCGCTGGTCGTCATCGAGCGCGGTGCGCGGTCGCCCGAGCCGTCGCTGCCCCCCGGGCTGGTCCCGCTGCGTTCGAAGCGCTACGGCGACACCACGCTGTGGTGGGCCGAAGCGGACTGA
- the thiL gene encoding thiamine-phosphate kinase → MTDPDPDPTVGSLTEGAILRRILEVLGPSSAPVGPGDDAAVLSIGDGRVVATTDTLVHGPDFRLSWSSAYDLGWKAAAVNLADVAAMGARPVALLVALAMPDETRLSFVEGLADGLRDACTALAPGCAVEGGDLTVSDTLTIAVTALGSLDGGAPVLRSGARPGDVVALAGDLGHAARGLAVLFDRFTDADGNPTPLQRDALTGADAAAVAAQLRPHPPLALGPAAARAGATAMMDVSDGLALDATRLADASGVTVDLERAALGDDPALSLGGGEDHGLLAAFPAGMALPPGFRPIGRVRERADAAVTVDGRPVEGRRGWDPYRDWDSGRG, encoded by the coding sequence GTGACCGATCCCGATCCCGATCCCACCGTCGGCAGTCTCACCGAGGGTGCGATCCTGCGGCGCATCCTCGAGGTGCTGGGCCCGTCCTCGGCGCCGGTGGGCCCGGGCGACGACGCCGCCGTGCTGTCGATCGGCGACGGGCGCGTCGTGGCGACGACCGACACGCTCGTGCACGGACCGGACTTCCGCCTGTCGTGGTCGAGCGCGTACGACCTGGGCTGGAAGGCCGCCGCGGTCAACCTCGCCGACGTCGCGGCCATGGGGGCGCGACCCGTGGCGCTGCTGGTGGCGCTCGCGATGCCCGATGAGACGCGCCTGTCGTTCGTGGAGGGCCTCGCCGACGGCCTGCGCGATGCGTGCACGGCCCTCGCGCCGGGATGTGCCGTCGAGGGCGGCGACCTGACGGTGTCCGACACGCTGACGATCGCCGTGACGGCGCTCGGCTCCCTCGACGGCGGCGCGCCCGTGCTGCGCTCCGGCGCCCGGCCCGGCGACGTCGTGGCGCTCGCCGGCGACCTCGGCCACGCCGCGCGCGGGCTCGCGGTGCTCTTCGACCGGTTCACGGATGCCGACGGGAACCCGACGCCGCTGCAGCGCGACGCGCTCACGGGAGCGGATGCCGCCGCCGTCGCCGCGCAGCTGCGCCCGCATCCGCCCCTCGCGCTCGGACCCGCGGCGGCCCGTGCGGGGGCGACGGCGATGATGGACGTGTCGGACGGCCTCGCGCTGGACGCCACGCGCCTGGCGGACGCCTCGGGCGTGACCGTCGACCTCGAGCGCGCCGCCCTCGGGGACGACCCGGCGCTGTCGCTCGGCGGCGGTGAGGACCACGGGCTGCTGGCGGCCTTTCCCGCCGGGATGGCGCTGCCGCCCGGCTTCCGCCCGATCGGCCGCGTGCGGGAGCGCGCCGACGCCGCGGTCACCGTGGACGGGCGCCCGGTCGAGGGGCGGCGCGGCTGGGACCCCTACCGGGACTGGGACAGCGGGCGCGGGTGA
- a CDS encoding DUF3515 family protein → MPRLSRRLVALALTGTLAAGLAACTSTVPMEPAANANDPACAEVIVRLPDSLDGQERRWTDAQATGAWGEPAAVLLTCGLETPAPSTLRCITLGGVDWLVDESESPRFRLTTYGRSPAVEVYLDNEVVSPNVVLDALSISVGTLPEVGACVDPEGLPEDSDEG, encoded by the coding sequence GTGCCCCGCCTGTCCCGCCGTCTCGTCGCGCTCGCACTGACCGGGACCCTGGCCGCCGGGCTCGCCGCGTGCACCTCCACCGTGCCGATGGAGCCCGCCGCGAACGCGAACGACCCCGCCTGTGCCGAGGTCATCGTGCGCCTGCCCGACTCGCTCGACGGTCAGGAGCGCCGCTGGACCGACGCCCAGGCCACCGGCGCGTGGGGCGAGCCCGCCGCGGTGCTGCTCACGTGCGGGCTCGAGACGCCGGCCCCGTCGACGCTGCGCTGCATCACGCTCGGCGGGGTTGACTGGCTCGTCGACGAATCGGAGTCGCCGCGGTTCCGCCTGACGACCTACGGGCGGTCGCCCGCCGTCGAGGTGTACCTCGACAACGAGGTCGTCTCGCCGAACGTCGTGCTCGACGCCCTCAGCATCTCGGTCGGAACGCTGCCGGAGGTGGGCGCCTGCGTGGACCCCGAGGGGCTGCCCGAGGACTCCGACGAAGGCTAG